The genomic region TATGTATCGGCTGTAAGCGTGTGTCACTGTGCCTGCCGGTGGGTCGGGATACTCCCATTTTTCGAACTCGTAGAACAGGGCAGTGTTGGCAAACAGCAGCCAGTTTTTCGATTCAATAAACTTGTAACGTGCCTGTAAACCAGCGGAAAGCTTAAACGTCATGCCCCTGCTGCCTGCCCATTGCGACTCCATATAGGGATAGACTTCGAACCTATGCTGAAGCAAATAGCGGTATTCGGCATGCACATAGCCACCGCTCACCGTTATCTTTTTGCCGTAAGAAGAAAACTCAAACTTGTTTATAAGGTTGATGATACGCTTCCGCTCAATCAGCAAATTAAGGTTGGCAGTATTCTTGAACGTGAGTACGTTCTCCTTTTCTGTCTTGAAATCAAGCTCGGGTTGCAGCGAACCTTGTATTGTTTTCGTACTGTCAATATCCAAGGTAAGGTTCTCTGAGAAAAGCATTTGCCCGCGTGCATGCAGCGAAACGACTGCACAAAGCAACAAGAAGGCGCATCGTTTTGCGCCAATCCCCCTTTTGTGAACATGAAAAATAGACTGTGGCAAGAAACGAAGAGACCCCTTGTCCTCTTTCGTGTTGCAGGCATCGAGACTCATTTTTTTTCCCTGAACCATTCTTTAATATTCTTTTTTATTTGTTTTAGCAATTTTGCTGCAAAGATAAGTATATTTTCTTGAATAAAAGTAAAACCGTTCTTGATATTTAAGACGGAAGTCTTGTCTGTCCAAGAAATAATATCTACCTTTGCAGCGAAAGTTAAATTAATAAAATTATGAAAAGATTTCTTTTAATAGGGATAATGGTTTTGTCGGCTGCCTGTGGCTTTGCACAAAGCGCAACGAAAGTGAACAACCTGAAGGAACAGCAGAAAGTGCTGGACCTGACCTCCAAGCTGAACAAGCTTCAGTTGGACTATGAGATGGCAAAAGCCGACTATAATGATGCCAGCGAGAAGGCTGCCAGTGTCAATGCAGAGGCAAATACGGTTACGACCGACTTTAATACGTCTGACGCAACAAGCACTGTAAAGGATGCAAAAGACACCATTGAGAAGCTCAAAGCAGCGAAAGACGCCAACAAGAAGTTGGCAAAGGCACAGAAGAAGCTGAGCAAAATGGAGAAGAAAATTGCCAAATTGCAGTCGCGCATAGACGAATTGAACAAGAAAATTCAGTTCGTAGAACAATAGAACTCGCAACGAATGCTGTGTTACAAGTACACTTAAGTTAGAACACAGTTATTATTGTAATTTGTCCCCGATACGCTTTTCCTTGACGAAGCAGTATCGGGGATAATCTTTTCTGCCTATGTAGGGGCGCAATTTATTATGTTCCTAACACCACGAAATTAATTTATTGGATAGAGGAACGCAATAAATTGCGCCCCCTGCGACGTGGGTGCGGTTTCTACATAAAATCGCTCTGATTTTGTTAAGAAAGTTTCGTTAAAAACTAACATCTGCGCTTCGGCATTGCAAAAGCGGCTGTTTTGCACTGCAAAAGAGCCGCTTTTACCACACAAAACCCATTGTTTTGCAATGCCATACAACTGTTGTCGCAATGTGCTGACAGAGAGCCTTTTACGCAATGGCTGCGTTTGCGAAAAATGTTTACGGCTCTGTTGCCTTCCTTGCGTTCGTAAGATGGAGTGTTTTCTTAGGTTCTGTCTCTCCTGACATATCCGTGTTCGGCAGGCTTCAATCAGTGCGAAGACGGCAGAAACATCCCATTTCATGAATCGCGTTGAACCTGAAATGAGCAATTAAGGTGGTGTTTAAGCTGATTTACACCTTATATATATAAGGTGATAGAGTACTCTCGTCTTTCAGATGCTATGCCTTTGTATATAGAATTTCGATGTCGCCGTCTACGAATCCGGTGGCTACGGCGGTGCAGCCCTTCAGTTTGTCGGCATGTTTTCCCTCTGAAAGGTATCTCTTCAGGCAGCCGGAAACGGTGGAAAGCATTTCCTCCCAGTCGCCTTTGCTTTTCAATACAAGCGGATTTTCGCGGGTCTCGAAGTCTGTAAGCTCGTCGCAAGCCCAGTCTTCGTCCTCTTCGTCGAAGCTCTCTGTGCCGACAACCTCCATTGAATAGAGGGCATCGCCGTCTTCGTACAGGTTGAACATCACGGCAACTACATCGTCCGGAAAGTCCTGTTGCAGGACTTTATCTATCCATTTTTCTATTTTCTGATACATTGTTTATTTGTTTTATTCATGTCTCCGTGTGCTTCCTGCATATATTTATAGAAGTTCCGGTAGACGTTTTCAATCGATTTCTGCGTGTATTGGTCGTACCATGGCATTTGTGCCCATTCGGTTGTGGACAGGGAAGTAGGTATTTCCTCATACTCATATTGTGAATAGGGGTCGGTCAATTTCTGACTTTTCATGTCAATCAGCTCGCCTCGCTGGAACTTGTCAATCAGTTCCTCCATGTAATCAAGGTACTGCCCGACGGCATTCACGAGCTTTGACAGTTGTTCTTTGCTGACGTCTTTAAGGTCGAACACATTGGAAACCTCGTTCTCCTGGTTATTGATGTCATACACAAAGAACCAACCTTCCTCGCCATCTGGGTGCTGATAGCAGATGCGCATGTGTATTGTTACGTCTATATTCTCGTCTATGGCATTCCATGAAAAGGTCTGATAGTCGAGTTCTATTCGGAAAATGCCAATTTTCTTGTACATGTCGTGCTTGGATTTGCGGTATTTGTAGCCGCGGTCGGCAAAGGTTTCGCCCACCAGCGCATAAAAATCCTGATAGATTTCCCGCACGCTGTGCCCTTCTTGGTGCAGAATGGGGCGGTCGGTCAAAGTTTTTTCTTCCATGAAAGGTCGTCTTATGTCTTTACGTTTTCTGCGGCAAAAATAGCTAATTCCGCCGATAAATACAAAGATATGTCTATATTTTTTATGTTGTGCATAGCTGTTTATAGGGGCACGACATGGTATTCAGGAAACCTTTGTTGCTTTTGTTAATGATAGCTGTGTCTGCACAGACTTTGTAAAGATAATTCCGTTGAAAAGCGATGGCTTCGTTTCGTCATTGCGAAAACGGCTGTCTTGCAATGCAAAAGAGCCGCTTTTGCCACACAAAACCCATTGTTTTGCAGTGCGAGACAACCGTTGATGCAATGTGCTGACAGCGAGCCTGTTGCCCAACAGCTGCGTTTATGAATAATATTTACACTCCTGCCGTCTCCTTTTTGTTGCAAAATGGAGCGTTTCCATTGGGTTTCCTCCGTCTTCTTTGTAAGCTGTGGCAAATCCGCCACACCAGCAAGACGAGGTTGTGTACACGTCCTTGTTTTGTGTATAAATATTGCTATTATATAAATTTTCTCGAAAAGTGTTTGTTTTATCAAATATTTTGTTTATCTTTGTGGCGTATCAGAATTTCTTTATTTGGGTTGTATGCAGTGCAAAAGTAAACGAAACGCTGGTATATGTGAGCATAGAGCAATCCTAAACACTCTAATTGCTTGCTTTTTTAGAGAGTTATATAATTGCTGAATTAAAGAACTAAAAACGTAATTATTATGAAAAAAGCATCTTTATTAATCTTGTTGCTGTCCTTTTTCTGTAGTATGCAGGCAGCCGATGTGAAGATTTTAGGTGACAACACCTATTCTTTAGCCATCTCTCCGAATGGCAAATACCTTGTCGGATATAATCCGACTAAAACTCGATCGGGGATTGGAACAGAGAGTTTCGTGTATAATGTAGGCAGCGGAAGCCTGCAATGGATAACAAAGGACATTACGGACGATTGGGAAAAATGCGGTATATTTAGAGATGTGAACGACAATGGAATGCTGTGTGGGTCGGTAAAGGACATTAACCACTATGTGGACTTCTACGGAACGAATGCTCCTACCAACATTGCAGCCGTGTTTGAGAACGGAAAAATAGCGAAACTGCCTTACGGAACGCTGGACATGAAGAAAATTAAACAGCACGAGGACGGCACTTTTGCAGTAGGACTGTCGGGCGATGGCAATATTGTCGTGGGATATTGCAAGTGTTCCAACTTTGCATACGCCTATCCGCTGAAATGGACTCGTGATGCAAGTGGCGAGTGGAAGACGGAAATACTGCCCTTGCCCGATGGTTATGAGTATGGGCTTGCAGTCAATGTGTCGTCTGATGGACGCACTATTGCGGGGCTGGCAATTGCTGGCGGAAGATCAATAGCCTGCTATTGGATTGACGGAAAGTGCAAGACGGTGAGCTGCAAAGACGAAGATGCCAAACTGGCAAAGCTGGAACAGATGCGCATGATAGACATGAGTCCCAATGGCAAATACTTCATTTTCTCGCTTTCCAGTATGTCAGATTACCGTCTTTTCGAAGTTGAGAAAGGCACATACCGCACTTTGCCAACCTTTGAGCGTAACGAACAGATGCGCGTACCAACCGTTGCAGACAATGGCGACGTGTTCGGTGCAGTAACTTACGGCTCTATTGCTGCAGGCGGAATGTCGTATCGGGATTTCTGGTACCAGTATTCATCTAACAGAATCTTCGACTTCACCTATTATCTCTATCTGTTCAATCCGCAACTGAAGTTGCCGTTCCCATTGAATTATGAAGCCCAGGTACAGGCATTCCCTGCTGCAGTGTCGGCAGATGGCTGTGTCATAACTGGCAATAAAGACGTTAATATAGCGTTCGGACAGACTCCTAACGCATGGATATTGGACGTGAACAAACGAGAGGCCGAAATTCCTGCAACCCCCGAGAAACCGAAAGGAATTTCAACAAGGCTACAACAAGTACAGCTTTCGTGGAAGAAGGACAAGACAAACTATAAGTCGTTGACGCTGAAAGGGTACAATGTGTATTGCGATGGAGAGAAAGCGGTAAGTCTGAGCGATTTGGAAGACGAGATGAAAGTAACCCTGGAAAATGTTTATGCAGGCTATCGCAAGTTCTCAATCGAAGCTATATATGCCGACAAGCAGGGGAAAGAGATGCTCTCTCCACGTTCGAATGCTAACGAAATAGCCATTCCGGAGAACTATTCGTTCCCACTTTTCGAGAATTTTGAGAAGGG from Prevotella nigrescens harbors:
- a CDS encoding T9SS type A sorting domain-containing protein, with translation MKKASLLILLLSFFCSMQAADVKILGDNTYSLAISPNGKYLVGYNPTKTRSGIGTESFVYNVGSGSLQWITKDITDDWEKCGIFRDVNDNGMLCGSVKDINHYVDFYGTNAPTNIAAVFENGKIAKLPYGTLDMKKIKQHEDGTFAVGLSGDGNIVVGYCKCSNFAYAYPLKWTRDASGEWKTEILPLPDGYEYGLAVNVSSDGRTIAGLAIAGGRSIACYWIDGKCKTVSCKDEDAKLAKLEQMRMIDMSPNGKYFIFSLSSMSDYRLFEVEKGTYRTLPTFERNEQMRVPTVADNGDVFGAVTYGSIAAGGMSYRDFWYQYSSNRIFDFTYYLYLFNPQLKLPFPLNYEAQVQAFPAAVSADGCVITGNKDVNIAFGQTPNAWILDVNKREAEIPATPEKPKGISTRLQQVQLSWKKDKTNYKSLTLKGYNVYCDGEKAVSLSDLEDEMKVTLENVYAGYRKFSIEAIYADKQGKEMLSPRSNANEIAIPENYSFPLFENFEKGSLRANYWTVEKEYGDESDTEWLVAAQVGHNASMGLSSGACTFHPYSSSVVSRPIDAAKASKVKCSFLVLCNEEFGQGGKETDPTKDTLSVEYTIDNGKSWQVAKEWTVKELPHQEGIMSFDLTKQVAGKEFQIRFRKHGKGGISYYFYLDNIMIGSTADAEAPKGFTGKVMDKSVFLMWKNSRNSYLLNYLFEPEAPGYTLGNEGKELIGANKFTQNELVPYHGKYLTSVTTHLNYYDDVDGEKGIHASVVVFEDGKLIYEQEMENIKFNENTTQKLNKPIKIDSSKELIVGIKIHDYDAGQIPLTYESSQYSVTGKSDIYSEDNGKTWQTVYDFYDGDPQMGSCCWRITGNVTDGPDDVIGEEDNNLVGYNIFRNGVQLNNVCIPYETTRYIDRQPLDKAEYVVVAYYNDGKESMASIPFIADLTSGIAPLVDKSVLSVDRTAIRLNAKGTLRLYSVDGHFIAKGTKGIIPLGGIPSGIYIVLVEYNNQRFAQKIIINN